From Micromonospora echinospora, one genomic window encodes:
- a CDS encoding cupin domain-containing protein, whose protein sequence is MEHYTIATVAERSPDFRRVLWTGQQTQLVIMTIPPGGEIGEEVHEGIDQILTFVSGTGEARVAGETKTVNQGDLVVVPAGTKHNFVNTGPNPLVLYTVYGPPEHADQVVHRTKEEADEMEAAGKDEPPNA, encoded by the coding sequence ATGGAGCACTACACGATCGCGACCGTCGCCGAACGGAGCCCGGACTTCCGTCGGGTGCTGTGGACCGGACAGCAGACCCAGCTGGTGATCATGACGATCCCGCCGGGTGGGGAGATCGGCGAGGAGGTCCACGAGGGCATCGACCAGATCCTGACCTTCGTCAGCGGCACCGGCGAGGCCCGGGTCGCGGGCGAGACGAAGACGGTGAACCAGGGCGACCTGGTGGTCGTCCCGGCCGGCACGAAGCACAACTTCGTCAACACCGGCCCCAACCCGCTGGTCCTGTACACCGTCTACGGCCCGCCCGAGCACGCCGACCAGGTCGTGCACCGGACCAAGGAGGAGGCCGACGAGATGGAGGCCGCTGGCAAGGACGAGCCGCCGAACGCGTGA
- a CDS encoding aldo/keto reductase produces MSPSDQPTVTLPERVRMPLLGFGTWQASGQSAYDAVRTALAVGYRHVDTATMYGNEKEVGRAIRDSGLHRDDVFVTTKIPSDGVRRERHVLEASLAALETGHVDLWLIHWPPAAPGDSVRMWRQVLKARDDGLARAVGVSNYSTAQIDELIQATTQAPAVNQIRWGPMLYDARRQAEHRERGVVLEGYSPFKSTDLTDPVLTRIAEAHGVTPAQVVLRWHVDHGVVVIPKSVTPARIRANADIFGFALTPQDRDMIDALGGGPRGEKRDASTDFIF; encoded by the coding sequence ATGAGTCCGTCCGACCAACCCACCGTGACCCTGCCCGAGCGGGTCCGGATGCCGCTGCTCGGCTTCGGCACCTGGCAGGCGTCCGGCCAGTCCGCCTACGACGCCGTGCGGACCGCCCTCGCCGTCGGCTACCGGCACGTCGACACCGCCACCATGTACGGCAACGAGAAGGAGGTGGGCCGGGCCATCCGGGACAGCGGGCTGCACCGGGACGACGTCTTCGTCACCACCAAGATCCCCTCGGACGGGGTCCGGCGCGAACGGCACGTCCTGGAGGCCAGCCTGGCCGCCCTGGAGACCGGTCACGTCGACCTGTGGCTGATCCACTGGCCTCCGGCCGCTCCTGGGGACAGCGTCCGGATGTGGCGGCAGGTGCTGAAGGCGCGCGACGACGGCCTGGCCCGCGCCGTCGGGGTGAGCAACTACTCGACCGCGCAGATCGACGAGCTGATCCAGGCGACGACCCAGGCGCCCGCGGTCAACCAGATCCGCTGGGGTCCGATGCTGTACGACGCCCGGCGGCAGGCCGAGCACCGGGAGCGCGGGGTCGTGCTGGAGGGGTACAGCCCGTTCAAGAGCACCGACCTGACCGATCCGGTGCTGACCCGGATCGCCGAGGCGCACGGCGTCACGCCGGCCCAGGTGGTGCTCCGCTGGCACGTCGACCACGGGGTCGTGGTCATCCCGAAGTCGGTCACGCCGGCCCGGATCCGGGCGAACGCCGACATCTTCGGTTTCGCGCTGACCCCACAGGACCGGGACATGATCGACGCCCTGGGCGGCGGGCCTCGGGGCGAAAAGCGAGATGCATCGACGGACTTCATCTTCTAG
- a CDS encoding pectate lyase, with protein sequence MQIRRTVHRRALLAAVGAGATAVALAAGMGTSAFAATLFSDNFDDGNANGWSKSGGSWTVATDGSGVLTQSNSGSELARQFAGQTGWTDYQVQARVKPLAYDSSTGLVGLAARSASSTKMYRLALLGSGQAALQAVNGSQITTLGSASVGTAAGSWYTLRIEASGSTIRGFVNGTQVGSGSDSLVGSGRIGLVTAYASGSFDDVAVDSAGSTPTTPPTTAPPTSNPPTTPPPTTPPPTTPPPTTPPPASWPTPAGQVKVDDTIPISGNQDLGMKRYYGIGDGGQGESQDPMFVLAAGATLRNVIIGAPAGDGVHCEGNCTLINVWWEDVGEDAATFRGGTTYTVDGGGARSASDKVFQHNGSGTVYIRNFRVESSGKLYRACGNCSTSYQRHVVMDNVTATSTKALAGINTNWGDTARFSRITILNDPDRKTSICQKYKGVPKGSEPTLIGEGADGVNCFYSPSDITYR encoded by the coding sequence GTGCAGATCAGACGCACCGTTCACCGACGGGCGCTGCTCGCCGCCGTCGGTGCCGGCGCGACCGCCGTCGCCCTCGCCGCCGGCATGGGCACCTCGGCCTTCGCCGCCACCCTCTTCTCCGACAACTTCGACGACGGCAACGCCAACGGCTGGTCCAAGTCCGGTGGCAGCTGGACGGTCGCCACCGACGGCTCCGGCGTCCTGACCCAGTCCAACTCCGGCAGCGAACTGGCCCGCCAGTTCGCCGGCCAGACCGGCTGGACCGACTACCAGGTGCAGGCCCGGGTGAAGCCGCTGGCCTACGACTCGTCCACCGGGCTGGTCGGTCTGGCCGCCCGCTCCGCCAGCAGCACCAAGATGTACCGGCTGGCCCTCCTCGGTTCCGGCCAGGCCGCGCTCCAGGCGGTCAACGGCAGCCAGATCACCACGCTCGGCTCGGCCTCCGTCGGCACCGCCGCCGGTTCCTGGTACACCCTGCGGATCGAGGCCAGCGGCAGCACCATCCGTGGCTTCGTCAACGGCACCCAGGTCGGTTCGGGCAGCGACAGCCTGGTCGGCTCCGGCCGGATCGGCCTGGTCACCGCGTACGCCAGCGGCAGCTTCGACGACGTCGCGGTGGACTCCGCCGGCTCCACGCCCACCACCCCGCCCACCACGGCCCCGCCCACCAGCAACCCGCCGACCACCCCGCCACCGACCACGCCGCCGCCCACCACCCCGCCACCGACCACGCCGCCACCGGCCAGCTGGCCGACCCCGGCCGGCCAGGTGAAGGTGGACGACACCATCCCGATCTCGGGCAACCAGGACCTCGGGATGAAGCGGTACTACGGCATCGGCGACGGTGGCCAGGGCGAGAGCCAGGACCCGATGTTCGTGCTCGCCGCCGGGGCGACCCTGCGCAACGTCATCATCGGTGCCCCCGCCGGTGACGGCGTGCACTGCGAGGGCAACTGCACCCTGATCAACGTCTGGTGGGAGGACGTGGGCGAGGACGCCGCCACCTTCCGGGGCGGCACCACGTACACCGTCGACGGCGGCGGCGCGCGCTCCGCGTCGGACAAGGTGTTCCAGCACAACGGCTCGGGCACCGTCTACATCAGGAACTTCCGGGTGGAGTCCTCCGGCAAGCTCTACCGGGCGTGCGGCAACTGCTCCACGTCGTACCAGCGGCACGTGGTGATGGACAACGTGACCGCGACCTCGACCAAGGCGCTGGCCGGCATCAACACCAACTGGGGCGACACCGCCCGGTTCAGCCGGATCACGATCCTCAACGACCCCGACCGTAAGACCTCGATCTGCCAGAAGTACAAGGGCGTGCCGAAGGGCAGCGAGCCGACGCTGATCGGTGAGGGCGCGGACGGCGTCAACTGCTTCTACTCCCCGTCCGACATCACCTACCGGTAG
- a CDS encoding GH12 family glycosyl hydrolase domain-containing protein has translation MIRILRAVVAAGVLAVGAITGVALGGSASADTQICEQYGTTVIQNRYVVQNNRWGTSAQQCVNVTGTGTGFSITRQDGSNPTNGAPTAYPSVFYGCHYTNCSPGTTLPMQVSQISSATSSIDYTYVSGATYNASYDIWLDPTPKRDGVNQMEIMIWLNRQGPIQPIGSRVGTTTLVGRTWEVWQGSNGANNVISYVAPSPISSLSFSVLDFVADVRNRGAITNSWYLTSIQAGFEPWQGGVGLAVNSFSAGVNGGGTNPTTPPPTTAPPTTPPPSGATCAVRYAPTNTWNTGYTAEVTVTNTGATPVTGWTLAYPLPAGQQITGSWNATVTQNGSTATARNLSYNATISPGASVTFGHQVSTSSGYAAPSGFTLNGTACTRL, from the coding sequence ATGATCCGTATCCTCCGCGCCGTGGTGGCGGCCGGCGTCCTCGCGGTCGGCGCGATCACCGGCGTCGCCCTCGGCGGCAGCGCCTCCGCCGACACCCAGATCTGCGAGCAGTACGGCACCACCGTCATCCAGAACCGGTACGTGGTGCAGAACAACCGGTGGGGCACCAGCGCCCAGCAGTGCGTCAACGTCACCGGCACCGGCACCGGCTTCTCGATCACCCGCCAGGACGGCAGCAACCCGACCAACGGCGCGCCGACGGCGTACCCGTCGGTCTTCTACGGCTGCCACTACACCAACTGCTCACCGGGCACCACGCTGCCGATGCAGGTGAGCCAGATCAGCAGCGCGACCAGCAGCATCGACTACACGTACGTCAGCGGGGCCACCTACAACGCCTCGTACGACATCTGGCTCGACCCGACCCCGAAGCGGGACGGGGTGAACCAGATGGAGATCATGATCTGGCTCAACCGGCAGGGCCCGATCCAGCCCATCGGCTCCCGCGTCGGCACCACCACCCTGGTCGGCCGCACCTGGGAGGTCTGGCAGGGCAGCAACGGCGCCAACAACGTCATCTCGTACGTCGCGCCGTCGCCGATCAGCAGCCTGAGCTTCAGCGTCCTCGACTTCGTCGCCGACGTCCGCAACCGGGGCGCGATCACCAACTCCTGGTACCTGACCAGCATCCAGGCCGGCTTCGAGCCGTGGCAGGGCGGCGTCGGCCTGGCGGTGAACTCCTTCTCGGCCGGCGTCAACGGCGGCGGCACCAACCCGACCACCCCGCCGCCCACCACCGCGCCCCCGACCACCCCGCCGCCGAGCGGGGCCACCTGCGCGGTCCGGTACGCCCCGACGAACACCTGGAACACCGGCTACACCGCCGAGGTCACCGTCACCAACACCGGCGCGACGCCGGTCACCGGCTGGACGCTGGCGTACCCGCTCCCGGCCGGACAGCAGATCACCGGTTCGTGGAACGCCACGGTGACCCAGAACGGCAGCACGGCGACCGCCCGGAACCTCAGCTACAACGCCACCATCTCCCCCGGCGCCTCGGTCACCTTCGGCCACCAGGTGTCCACGAGCAGCGGATACGCCGCGCCCAGCGGCTTCACCCTCAACGGCACCGCCTGCACCCGCCTCTGA
- a CDS encoding DNA polymerase ligase N-terminal domain-containing protein, whose protein sequence is MADRLREYRRKRDAGRTPEPVPERSPRRRERGDGRGRFVIQQHHARSLHWDLRLERDGVLVSWAVPRGLPREPGRNHLAVHTEDHPIEYLDFHGDIPAGEYGGGRMTIHDRGTYRCEKWRDDEVVVRLSGERTTGRYVLFATGGTDRDWMVRRTDPAPPGWVSMPERIAPMRPTTAAKLPTDAGAWGYELRWDGVRALAYVSGGRLRLAAPADRDGERDVTGAYPWLRDMAEALAPTEVVLDGILVDIDAAGRVRPPRPARAGRTDPTGQYLVVDLLWLDGVSSVDVPYAQRRELLDGLALGGPHWQTTPWFPGAGAETLATARTQELPGVLAKRLDAAYEPGRRSPQWLSIDTH, encoded by the coding sequence ATGGCGGACCGGCTGCGCGAGTACCGGCGCAAACGCGACGCCGGGCGTACCCCGGAACCGGTGCCGGAGCGGTCGCCACGGCGGCGGGAGCGGGGTGACGGACGGGGCCGGTTCGTGATCCAGCAGCACCACGCCCGCAGCCTGCACTGGGACCTGCGCCTGGAACGCGACGGCGTGCTGGTCTCCTGGGCCGTGCCACGTGGCCTGCCGCGCGAGCCCGGCCGCAACCACCTGGCCGTGCACACCGAGGACCATCCGATCGAGTACCTCGACTTCCACGGCGACATCCCGGCCGGCGAGTACGGCGGCGGCCGGATGACCATCCACGACCGGGGCACGTACCGGTGTGAGAAGTGGCGCGACGACGAGGTGGTCGTGCGGCTGTCCGGTGAGCGGACCACCGGCCGGTACGTGCTCTTCGCCACCGGCGGCACGGACCGCGACTGGATGGTCCGGCGCACCGACCCGGCCCCGCCGGGCTGGGTGAGCATGCCCGAGCGGATCGCGCCGATGCGCCCCACGACCGCCGCGAAGCTGCCGACCGACGCCGGTGCCTGGGGGTACGAGCTGCGCTGGGACGGGGTACGCGCGCTGGCGTACGTCTCCGGCGGCCGGCTGCGGCTGGCCGCCCCGGCGGACCGGGACGGGGAGCGGGACGTCACGGGGGCGTACCCCTGGCTGCGGGACATGGCCGAGGCGCTGGCCCCGACCGAGGTGGTGCTGGACGGGATCCTGGTCGACATCGACGCCGCCGGTCGGGTCCGCCCGCCCCGACCGGCCCGCGCCGGACGCACCGACCCCACCGGTCAGTACCTCGTGGTCGACCTGCTCTGGCTCGACGGGGTGTCCAGCGTCGACGTGCCGTACGCCCAGCGCCGGGAGCTGCTCGACGGGCTGGCCCTGGGCGGCCCGCACTGGCAGACCACGCCCTGGTTCCCCGGCGCGGGCGCGGAGACCCTGGCCACCGCCCGGACGCAGGAGCTGCCGGGCGTGCTGGCGAAGCGGCTGGACGCCGCGTACGAACCGGGCCGGCGCAGCCCACAGTGGCTCAGCATCGACACCCACTGA
- a CDS encoding FAD-dependent monooxygenase, whose amino-acid sequence MAGSPLRILVVGAGIAGLAVARALRRAGFRPDVTERRTASDLPDSGLYLPGNAARALRRLDLDLPVRPLGQVIHRQRFLDATGSELCEVDLTGLWAGVGECRALPRSDLHRVLLTGAGGAVRHGAEVRTLDLAADTVTVTFADGAVSEYDLVIGADGPRSTVRTLAALGGPARPAGQIVYRGMVRGGPSVAEWTALLGQRAGFVVMPIGGGRLYCYADEAGVAPPADPMARLREVFGSYGGPVPRVLDALDRVHVGLTDEVELGRWSRGRVVLVGDAAHATAPTLAQGAAMALEDAVVLAESLAVAGSVEAALVAYESRRRPRTKWVRDRTRDRDRTRDVPPALRDPLLRGRGGRIFQEHYRLLVDPL is encoded by the coding sequence ATGGCTGGATCCCCCCTGCGCATTCTCGTCGTCGGCGCGGGCATCGCCGGGCTCGCCGTGGCCCGGGCCCTGCGAAGGGCGGGATTCCGCCCGGACGTCACCGAGCGACGGACCGCCTCGGACCTGCCCGACAGTGGCCTCTACCTGCCCGGCAACGCCGCCCGCGCGCTGCGCCGGCTCGACCTCGACCTGCCCGTCCGCCCGCTCGGGCAGGTGATCCACCGACAGCGGTTCCTCGACGCCACCGGCAGCGAGCTCTGCGAGGTCGACCTGACCGGGCTCTGGGCCGGCGTCGGCGAGTGCCGGGCCCTGCCCCGCAGCGACCTGCACCGCGTCCTGCTCACCGGGGCCGGCGGGGCGGTCCGGCACGGGGCCGAGGTGCGCACCCTCGACCTCGCGGCCGACACGGTCACCGTCACCTTCGCCGACGGCGCCGTCAGCGAGTACGACCTGGTGATCGGCGCGGACGGCCCCCGCTCCACGGTGCGGACCCTGGCCGCGCTCGGCGGCCCCGCCCGGCCGGCCGGGCAGATCGTCTACCGGGGGATGGTCCGGGGCGGTCCGTCGGTCGCCGAGTGGACCGCCCTGCTCGGCCAGCGCGCCGGGTTCGTGGTCATGCCGATCGGCGGCGGACGGCTCTACTGCTACGCCGACGAGGCCGGCGTCGCGCCACCGGCCGACCCGATGGCCCGGCTGCGCGAGGTGTTCGGCTCCTACGGGGGGCCGGTGCCCCGGGTGCTCGACGCACTGGACCGGGTGCACGTCGGGCTCACCGACGAGGTCGAGCTGGGTCGCTGGTCCCGGGGGCGGGTCGTGCTGGTCGGCGACGCCGCGCACGCCACCGCGCCGACGTTGGCCCAGGGCGCGGCGATGGCGCTGGAGGACGCGGTGGTGCTCGCCGAGTCGCTGGCCGTCGCCGGCAGTGTCGAGGCCGCCCTGGTGGCGTACGAGAGCCGTCGCCGGCCGCGCACCAAGTGGGTGCGGGACCGGACCCGGGACCGGGACCGGACCCGCGACGTGCCCCCGGCGTTGCGCGACCCGCTGCTGCGCGGCCGGGGCGGGCGCATCTTCCAGGAGCACTACCGGCTGTTGGTCGATCCGCTGTGA
- a CDS encoding glycoside hydrolase family 15 protein — MDRPVISDYGFLSDCRSGALVGRDGSVDWWCPDRFDSPAVFGRLLDDAAGRWRLAPVGPGRVDRAYLPDTLVLRTVHHTSEGSVAVTDALAAEPGARAHEVGRNSPAVLLRVVEGLSGRVPMQLELTPRPEYGLLTPYLNRLPDGAVRAVAGPVALVLRGGVPLRAERDRVRADFTVAAGDRIGFDLAYAPVYDGTPARLDPVDALADTVLAWQAFREAHRYQGRHTALVRHSATVLQGLTYTRSGAVAAALTTSLPERLGGDRNYDYRYSWLRDFAMTLHALWVAACPDEASRLFAWAARSIGQLRDAPVPVLFGLEGERGLAEHDVTHLRGYADSRPVRLGNDAWRQRQLDVPGEMVSAVWRLHEYLGEQLDDELREMVVGLTEQVAATWRLPDRGMWETREEERHHLSSKALCWVAMRLAVELAPRLGDRADPVRWRAVRDEIRATVLEQGWNERAGAYTGAFGSDELDASALYLPVVGFLPATDPRMRATIAAVERELATPDGLVRRWSSDPGGFLLCSFWLVQCLVKAGERDRAEALFVRVAGHANDLGLLAEQVDPVTGGMLGNFPQALSHIGLVNAAWELTAPGGD, encoded by the coding sequence GTGGACCGGCCGGTGATCTCCGACTACGGGTTCCTCTCCGACTGCCGTTCCGGCGCGCTGGTCGGCCGGGACGGCTCGGTCGACTGGTGGTGCCCCGACCGCTTCGACTCGCCCGCCGTGTTCGGGCGGCTCCTCGACGACGCGGCGGGGCGGTGGCGGCTCGCCCCGGTCGGCCCCGGTCGGGTGGACCGGGCGTACCTGCCCGACACGCTGGTGCTGCGGACCGTCCACCACACGTCCGAGGGGAGCGTCGCGGTCACCGACGCGCTCGCCGCCGAGCCCGGCGCGCGGGCACACGAGGTGGGAAGGAACTCCCCGGCGGTGCTGCTCCGGGTGGTCGAGGGGCTCAGCGGCCGGGTGCCGATGCAGCTGGAACTCACCCCCCGCCCCGAGTACGGGCTGCTCACGCCGTACCTGAACCGGCTGCCGGACGGTGCGGTACGGGCCGTGGCCGGTCCGGTCGCCCTGGTGCTGCGCGGCGGCGTGCCGCTGCGCGCGGAGCGGGACCGGGTCCGGGCGGACTTCACGGTGGCCGCCGGCGACCGGATCGGCTTCGACCTGGCGTACGCCCCGGTGTACGACGGGACACCCGCGCGCCTCGACCCGGTCGACGCGCTCGCCGACACGGTCCTCGCCTGGCAGGCCTTCCGGGAGGCGCACCGCTACCAGGGCCGGCACACCGCCCTGGTACGACACAGCGCGACGGTGCTCCAGGGGCTGACGTACACCCGCAGCGGTGCGGTCGCCGCCGCCCTCACCACCTCCCTGCCGGAGCGGCTCGGGGGTGACCGCAACTACGACTACCGCTACTCCTGGCTGCGCGACTTCGCGATGACCCTGCACGCGCTCTGGGTGGCGGCCTGCCCGGACGAGGCGTCCCGCCTCTTCGCCTGGGCGGCCCGGTCGATCGGCCAGCTCCGCGACGCCCCGGTGCCGGTGCTCTTCGGCCTGGAGGGGGAGCGGGGTCTCGCCGAGCACGACGTCACGCACCTGCGCGGGTACGCCGACAGCCGACCGGTGCGGCTGGGCAACGACGCCTGGCGGCAACGCCAGCTGGACGTGCCCGGTGAGATGGTCTCGGCGGTGTGGCGGCTGCACGAGTACCTCGGTGAGCAGCTCGACGACGAACTGCGGGAGATGGTGGTCGGGTTGACCGAGCAGGTGGCCGCGACCTGGCGGCTGCCGGACCGGGGGATGTGGGAGACCCGGGAGGAGGAGCGCCACCACCTCTCCTCCAAGGCGCTCTGCTGGGTGGCGATGCGGCTCGCGGTGGAGCTGGCCCCCCGGCTCGGCGACCGGGCCGATCCGGTGCGCTGGCGGGCGGTGCGCGACGAGATCCGCGCGACGGTCCTGGAGCAGGGCTGGAACGAGCGGGCCGGCGCGTACACCGGCGCGTTCGGCTCCGACGAGCTGGACGCCTCCGCGCTCTACCTGCCGGTGGTCGGGTTCCTGCCCGCCACCGACCCCCGGATGCGGGCCACCATCGCGGCGGTCGAGCGGGAACTGGCCACTCCGGACGGGCTGGTCCGGCGCTGGTCGAGCGACCCGGGCGGGTTCCTGCTCTGCTCGTTCTGGCTGGTGCAGTGCCTCGTCAAGGCCGGCGAGCGGGACCGGGCCGAGGCGCTCTTCGTCCGGGTGGCCGGGCACGCCAACGACCTCGGGCTCCTCGCCGAACAGGTCGACCCGGTCACCGGTGGAATGCTCGGCAACTTCCCGCAGGCGCTGTCCCACATCGGACTGGTCAACGCGGCCTGGGAGCTGACCGCGCCGGGCGGTGACTGA